In Aspergillus luchuensis IFO 4308 DNA, chromosome 1, nearly complete sequence, the following are encoded in one genomic region:
- a CDS encoding uncharacterized protein (COG:D,Z;~EggNog:ENOG410Q2XJ) translates to MPLGLVFLGSRTILTSQPVIRTMQVERFAGGYPVLGPEYYKDEDIPNPGLPKAPHIGGRAPPLYLIFRSAGPGKDNLGRDRQKSNEVVGTSCNENGGKFPLNSPVLDEARKKYGENWVNVFAGRNPKGASSRNGCPVQPVDH, encoded by the coding sequence ATGCCGTTGGGGTTAGTTTTCCTCGGGTCTCGAACAATCCTGACTAGCCAGCCCGTCATCCGGACCATGCAGGTTGAACGTTTCGCCGGTGGTTATCCGGTTTTAGGCCCGGAATACTACAAGGACGAGGATATCCCCAACCCGGGGTTACCCAAGGCTCCACATATCGGCGGAAGAGCACCCCctctttatcttattttcagATCAGCTGGACCGGGGAAGGACAATCTAGGCCGTGACCGGCAGAAAAGCAACGAAGTGGTTGGAACATCCTGCAACGAGAACGGAGGAAAATTCCCGCTGAATTCTCCGGTGTTGGATGAAGCACGAAAGAAATACGGAGAGAACTGGGTCAATGTTTTCGCAGGCAGGAACCCAAAAGGGGCCAGTAGCCGAAATGGTTGTCCAGTGCAACCGGTTGACCATTGA
- a CDS encoding uncharacterized protein (COG:D,Z;~EggNog:ENOG410Q2XJ;~InterPro:IPR009091,IPR000408;~PFAM:PF13540,PF00415): MPPKRAASSASKAKTETASKTAAADKVKKTANTSASAKPQASSRKRKAADSVEETTTSGAAPAAPARVTKKQKEALAVINHAPTQRLDVYVFGTNCYGELGLGDATKKSEIPGPVLNPKLPADSVGVVQLAIGGVHSAALTHDNKILTWGVNDEGTLGRDTKEERKVEENGDGVNGDEAKEESDSDSDDDDEVDLNMKEATPTAVDSALFPEGTVFTQITATDSATFALTQEGRVYGWGTFRGSNGVIGFSPETKIQRQPVLVPGLEKVTQLASGAQHVLALTAKGAVLTWGCEEQNQLGRRISGRLHGKLESLIPGQCALPSDVVSIGTGSYHSFAVRKNGRVHAWGSNNFGQTAVPMSAGESDAVVLYPTEVKSFRKHSKIVSICGGKDHSVAVTEDGKCLSWGRVDNKALGIPLADMPEEELVHDEHGRPRILTVPTPLTDIKEEVVFATASSDHSFAITKDGQAYSWGFNVQRQAGHRDVDEVERPTLLQNKHVNGKKLVGAAGGGQFSMLVGAYSPQVNGTDA, encoded by the exons ATGCCTCCCAAACGCGCAGCATCTAGCGCCTCAAAGGCCAAAACCGAGACTGCCTCGaagactgctgctgccgacaaggtgaagaagaccgCCAACACCAGCGCGAGCGCAAAACCCCAGGCTTCTTCGAGGAAGCGTAAGGCTGCAGACTCTGTGGAAGAGACGACAACGTCAGGGGCTGCACCAGCGGCGCCGGCGCGCGtgaccaagaagcagaagg AAGCTCTGGCCGTCATCAACCACGCACCTACTCAGCGCCTCGATGTGTATGTCTTTGGAACGAATTGCTACGGTGAATTGGGTCTTGGTGATGCGACGAAAAAGTCTGAAATTCCTGGTCCGGTCCTGAACCCGAAGCTGCCCGCGGATTCGGTCGGTGTCGTGCAGTTGGCTATCGGTGGTGTGCACTCGGCTGCTCTTACGCACGATAACAAGATCCTTACTTGGGGTGTCAATGATGAGGGTACACTGGGTAGAGATACAAAGGAGGAGCgcaaggtggaggagaacgGTGATGGCGTGAATGGCGATGAGGCTAAGGAGGAGTCGGACTCGGactctgatgatgatgatgaggttgacCTCAACATGAAGGAGGCGACTCCCACGGCTGTGGACTCTGCTCTCTTCCCTGAAGGTACTGTTTTCACACAGATCACCGCGACGGATAGTGCCACTTTTGCTCTCACTCAGGAGGGTCGTGTCTATGGTTGGGGTACATTCAGA GGAAGCAACGGTGTGATCGGTTTCTCTCCCGAGACGAAGATTCAAAGACAGCCAGTCTTGGTCCCCGGTCTCGAGAAAGTGACACAGCTTGCGTCTGGTGCACAACACGTCCTGGCGCTCACGGCGAAGGGCGCTGTTTTGACCTGGGGTTGTGAGGAGCAGAACCAGCTTGGTCGGAGAATTTCTGGACGTCTGCACGGCAAGCTCGAGAGTCTCATCCCGGGACAGTGCGCTCTTCCGTCGGATGTCGTGAGCATCGGAACTGGTTCTTACCACTCCTTTGCTGTCCGCAAGAACGGTCGCGTGCACGCCTGGGGTTCTAACAACTTCGGGCAGACGGCCGTTCCGATGAGCGCTGGAGAAAGCGATGCCGTTGTGCTCTACCCGACGGAAGTCAAGTCTTTCCGCAAGCACAGCAAGATTGTCTCCATCTGCGGTGGAAAGGACCACAGTGTGGCTGTCACCGAAGACGGAAAGTGCCTTTCATGGGGACGCGTGGATAACAAGGCTCTTGGTATCCCACTGGCGGACAtgccggaggaggagcttgtGCACGATGAGCATGGACGGCCCCGTATCCTGACGGTGCCAACTCCCCTCACCGACatcaaggaagaggttgTCTTCGCGACAGCTTCCAGTGACCACTCCTTTGCTATCACCAAAGACGGTCAGGCGTACAGCTGGGGTTTCAACGTACAGCGTCAGGCCGGCCACCGcgatgtggatgaggttgaacggccaaccctcctccaaaACAAGCACGTTAACGGAAAGAAGCTGGTTGGAGCCGCAGGAGGAGGGCAGTTCAGTATGCTTGTTGGAGCCTACTCGCCGCAAGTGAACGGAACCGATGCTTGA
- the UBP16 gene encoding putative ubiquitin C-terminal hydrolase (COG:O;~EggNog:ENOG410PFRG;~InterPro:IPR038765,IPR001394,IPR018200,IPR028889;~MEROPS:MER0005855;~PFAM:PF13423,PF00443;~TransMembrane:1 (i7-27o);~go_function: GO:0004843 - thiol-dependent ubiquitin-specific protease activity [Evidence IEA];~go_process: GO:0006511 - ubiquitin-dependent protein catabolic process [Evidence IEA];~go_process: GO:0016579 - protein deubiquitination [Evidence IEA]): MQEKSSTVAAYAAGASLAAIALFYVFGPNYTIDGDESHDNSRKKNIVGLSNPANDCFINSVLQALAGLGDLRVYLIRELHRRELDGSDIYNELPSPDDMPRDAKPDRIRELQQGTITRALKEMLDRLNERPIYKKTISARPFIQSLEYAYRTRISRSQQDAQEFLQIVAERLCDEYHAGVKARLRAKTIPELTPGPESVEPGNETSSNSPAEVEVRIDDGSENGLPAIIDNKLKEIDHEYGFPFEGKLESQIECLFCHYQYKPNQTSFVNLTLQVPQKSSTTLSACFDGLLKTEYIEDFKCDKCRLQHALEVKAQELHRTRAKDDRARLEAEIQQIQTALATNPEGPLEGVILPASELAPKRKIARHMRITAFPKIIAIHLSRSIFDHSSSTKNAAKVSFPERLPLGGILTREWYKLLAIVCHKGSHHSGHYESFRRNTLYPPFSTPDVFSSYAQSRATSENPSEAPSPQLKARNSSESEPAPLSISTSTGSPTGPSQLQPPPSPMPRPTSSPRVSFQSTRSKSSTSKQNLSPVSDPHSSSSTEGGRWSKSFSRASFTSDRSTPATSVEASAGSSSRLRRRRKQNDRWWRVSDEKVKECKTSDVLGMQREVYLLFYEIEKPTPGA, from the coding sequence ATGCAGGAAAAATCAAGCACTGTCGCCGCTTATGCGGCGGGAGCATCTCTTGCGGCTATTGCTTTATTCTATGTCTTCGGGCCCAACTACACTATCGATGGAGACGAGTCACACGACAATTCCCGCAAGAAGAACATTGTTGGCTTGTCCAACCCCGCCAATGACTGCTTCATTAACTCGGTGTTGCAGGCTCTTGCAGGGCTTGGTGATCTACGGGTCTACCTGATCAGAGAGCTCCATAGGCGTGAACTAGACGGTTCTGATATATACAACGAACTTCCCTCACCGGATGATATGCCTCGGGATGCGAAGCCGGACAGGATAAGGGAATTGCAACAGGGCACCATCACCAGAGCTCTCAAGGAGATGCTCGACCGACTGAACGAACGCCCGATCTACAAGAAAACCATATCTGCGCGGCCCTTCATCCAGTCTCTTGAGTATGCCTATCGGACGCGGATCAGTCGTAGTCAGCAGGATGCGCAGGAGTTCTTGCAGATTGTCGCAGAAAGACTTTGCGATGAGTACCACGCCGGCGTTAAAGCACGATTACGAGCGAAGACCATACCGGAGTTAACGCCAGGTCCGGAGTCTGTAGAACCAGGCAATGAGACTTCTTCCAACAGCCCTGCAGAGGTTGAGGTGCGGATTGATGACGGATCTGAGAACGGGTTGCCCGCCATTATCGACAACAAACTCAAAGAAATCGACCACGAGTACGGCTTCCCTTTCGAAGGAAAGCTCGAGTCCCAGATCGAGTGCCTGTTTTGCCACTATCAATACAAGCCTAACCAGACTTCTTTTGTAAATTTGACCTTGCAAGTGCCTCAAAAGAGCTCTACCACGCTTAGCGCCTGCTTTGACGGTTTACTCAAAACTGAATATATCGAAGATTTCAAGTGCGACAAATGTCGATTGCAGCATGCTCTTGAGGTCAAGGCCCAGGAATTGCACCGGACCCGCGCCAAAGATGACCGGGCCAGGCTCGAGGCAGAAATCCAGCAAATTCAGACGGCCCTCGCCACAAACCCAGAAGGTCCTTTGGAGGGTGTAATCTTGCCAGCTTCTGAACTCGCTCCCAAACGAAAAATTGCGAGGCATATGCGGATAACGGCCTTCCCCAAAATCATTGCCATTCATCTTTCGCGATCGATCTTTGACCACAGCAGCTCTACCAAGAACGCAGCCAAAGTATCTTTTCCGGAGCGGCTGCCTTTGGGTGGTATCTTGACCCGAGAATGGTACAAGCTGTTGGCAATTGTCTGTCATAAAGGCAGCCACCATAGCGGGCATTACGAGTCATTCCGACGCAATACCCTTTATCCACCCTTCTCAACGCCAGATGTATTCAGTTCGTACGCTCAGAGTCGGGCAACTAGCGAAAACCCATCCGAGGCGCCTAGCCCTCAGCTAAAGGCTCGCAACTCGTCAGAGAGCGAGCCGGCACCCCTAAGCATCTCGACATCGACAGGGTCACCGACCGGTCCCTCTCAACTGCAACCACCCCCGTCACCGATGCCTCGACCGACATCGAGCCCACGAGTGTCTTTCCAGAGCACTCGCTCGAAGTCGTCAACATCCAAGCAAAACCTATCGCCTGTGTCAGACCCGCACAGCTCATCCTCTACTGAGGGTGGACGCTGGAGCAAGTCATTCTCGCGAGCGTCGTTCACCAGCGATCGCAGTACGCCAGCAACTTCAGTTGAAGCATCGGCCGGATCCAGCAGTCGGCTCCGTCGACGCCGTAAGCAGAACGACCGATGGTGGCGTGTCTCGGACGAGAAAGTCAAAGAATGCAAAACATCCGATGTTTTGGGGATGCAGCGCGAGGTCTACCTCTTGTTCTatgagattgagaagccCACGCCTGGCGCGTAA
- the lys1 gene encoding saccharopine dehydrogenase (NAD+, L-lysine-forming) (BUSCO:EOG09262XGK;~COG:E;~EggNog:ENOG410PG8G;~InterPro:IPR027281,IPR007698,IPR036291,IPR007886;~PFAM:PF01262,PF05222;~go_function: GO:0004754 - saccharopine dehydrogenase (NAD+, L-lysine-forming) activity [Evidence IEA];~go_process: GO:0009085 - lysine biosynthetic process [Evidence IEA]) gives MSSNKIWLRAETKPAEARSALTPTTCKALMDAGYEVTVERSTQRIFDDEDFAKIGAPLVEEGSWVKDAPKDAYILGLKELPEDDFPLEHVHISFAHCYKQQGGWEQVLSRWPRGGGTLLDLEFLTDDVGRRVAAFGWSAGYAGSALAVKNWAWQLTHPEGEPLPGEVPYINQDALIESVKKSLEEGKKQSGRSPKILVIGALGRCGSGAVQLAKDVGIPDSDIVRWDIEETKKGGPFREIVEDVDILVNCIYLSAQIPPFVTPETLTSPNRRLSVICDVSADTTNPHNPLPVYSITTTFDKPTVPVTLAGGSQVAGLSVISIDHLPSLLPRESSEMFSQALLPSLLQLKDRQNARVWKQAEDLFNEKVATLPESLRA, from the exons ATGTCCTCCAACAAGATCTGGCTGCGTGCCGAAACCAAGCCCGCCGAGGCTCGGTCTGCTT TGACCCCGACTACCTGCAAGGCTCTTATGGATGCTGGATATGAAGTGACTGTCGAGCGCTCCACCCAGCGGATTTTTGATG ACGAAGATTTTGCCAAG ATTGGCGCAccgctggtggaggaaggtTCTTGGGTGAAGGATGCCCCCAAGGATGCCTACATTCTGGGTCTCAAGGAGCTCCCTGAGGATGATTTCCCCCTTGAGCACGTTCACATCTCCTTTGCACACTGCTACAAGCAGCAGGGTGGCTGGGAGCAGGTCCTCAGCCGCTGGCCTCGGGGAGGTGGTACTCTCTTGGATCTTGAATTCCTcactgatgatgttggtcGGAGAGTCGCTG CTTTCGGTTGGTCCGCCGGTTATGCAGGTTCCGCTTTGGCTGTTAAGAACTGGGCTTGGCAGTTGACGCACCCTGAGGGCGAGCCTTTGCCTGGTGAGGTTCCGTACATCAACCAGGATGCCCTGATCGAGTCGGTCAAGAAGTCCCTCGAGGAGGGTAAGAAGCAGTCTGGCCGCTCTCCCAAGATCCTTGTCATTGGCGCT CTCGGCCGTTGTGGCAGTGGTGCTGTGCAGCTCGCCAAGGACGTGGGTATTCCAGACTCCGACATCGTTCGGTGGGATATCGAGGAAACCAAGAAGG GCGGTCCCTTCCGGGAAATCGTTGAGGATGTCGATATTCTCGTCAACTGCATTTACCTCAGCGCACAGATCCCACCCTTCGTTACTCCAGAGACTCTTACTTCGCCGAACCGCCGCTTGTCGGTCATCTGCGATGTGAGCGCTGATAC TACCAACCCCCACAACCCTCTCCCTGTGTATTCTATCACTACTACCTTTGACAAGCCTACTGTCCCCGTCACCTTGGCAGGTGGAAGCCAGGTCGCTGGCCTGAGTGTGATCAGCATCGATCACCTTCCGTCTCTTCTGCCCCGTGAGAGCTCGGAGATGTTCAGCCAGGCCTTGCTCCCTAGCTTGCTCCAGCTGAAGGACCGGCAAAACGCCCGCGTCTGGAAGCAGGCTGAGGACCTTTTCAATGAAAAGGTTGCTACGTTGCCCGAGTCCCTACGGGCCTAA